One window of the Xiphophorus couchianus chromosome 12, X_couchianus-1.0, whole genome shotgun sequence genome contains the following:
- the pomt1 gene encoding protein O-mannosyl-transferase 1: MLHLPLVVTTRLDLVLVLVTLLSLWTRLSGLGHPGAVVFDEVYYGQFLSLYMKRTFFIDDSGPPLGHALLALGAYLGGFDGNFVGNRIGAAYPCSLSVWSLRLLPALGGALCVPLGYLLTLELRCSHLSALGAALLLLLENSLIVQSRFMLLESLLIFFVLLAFFSYLRFHNAPGRCWSRYGWLLLSGVSCAAAVGVKYTGLFSYLLLLGVASLNSWKLIGDRAQSHMSVCVQCGWKVLCLLVVPVLLYVFWFYVHLSVLQRSGPHDQLMSSAFQASLQGGLSRVTQGQPLQVAFGSQVTLRSSAPRPVPCWLHSHKANYPIRYENGRGSSHQQQVTCYAFKDVNNWWIIKDPARQELVVDSPPRPVQHGDIIQLVHGMTSRLLNSHDVAAPMSPHAQEVSGYIDFNVSMATQNLWRLEIYNREAESEEWKTIVSEVRLVHLNTSAVLKLSGLPLPDWGFRQMEVVAEKLLKAHSGSLGWTVEEHRYGTSQEQKEREAELHSPTHIDVDRKISFWSKFTELQWKMLTVKQEESEHKYSSAPLEWITMETNIAYWLHPSSNAQIHLIGNPVSWGVANLSLLAYQLLAVLYLLRRRRGFKDLPDDAWQRFASVGLLCGGGWAVNFLPFLLMERTLFLYHYLPALCYLYLLSPALLEHIHTQLLSSGTSRHVLSVCTAAVLMSIFLSYWTFCPLTYGNPELTANQLQALKWKDSWDILYRRR, translated from the exons ATGCTGCATCTCCCCCTGGTGGTGACGACCCGGctggacctggttctggttctggtgaccCTGCTGTCTCTGTGGACCCGGCTGAGCGGGCTGGGCCACCCCGGCGCCGTGGT gttcGATGAGGTCTACTACGGCCAGTTCCTCTCTCTCTACATGAAGAGAACGTTCTTCATCGACGACAGCGGGCCGCCGCTAGGCCACGCCCTCCTGGCGCTGGGAG CTTACCTGGGCGGCTTCGACGGGAACTTTGTCGGGAACCGAATTGGAGCAG CGTATCCCTGCAGCCTCAGTGTGTGGAGCCTCCGGCTGCTGCCGGCTCTGGGTGGAGCTCTCTGCGTCCCGCTGGGTTACCTGCTGACTCTGGAGCTCAGGTGTTCTCACCTGTCGGCCCTGGGAgccgctctgctgctgctgctgg AGAACTCTCTGATCGTCCAATCACGCTTCATGTTGCTGGAGTCGTTGCTCATTTTCTTCGTCCTGCTGGCGTTCTTCTCATACCTCCGCTTCCACAACGCCCCCGGCAG gtgCTGGTCCAGGTACGGCTGGCTCCTCCTCTCAGGTGTGTCGTGTGCGGCTGCTGTCGG GGTGAAGTACACGGGCCTGTTCTcctacctgctgctgctgggcgtGGCCTCGCTGAACAGCTGGAAGCTAATTGGAGACCGGGCCCAGAGTCAT atgagtgtgtgtgttcagtgtggtTGGAAGGTTCTGTGCCTGTTGGTGGTTCCGGTTCTGCTCTACGTGTTCTGGTTCTACGTCCACCTGAGCGTCCTCCAGCGCAGCGGACCACATGACCAGCTGATGAGCTCCGCCTTTCAGGCCAGCCTGCAG GGCGGTCTCTCCAGGGTCACGCAGGGTCAGCCCCTGCAGGTGGCGTTCGGTAGTCAGGTGACCTTACGAAGCTCCGCCCCCCGGCCCGTCCCCTGCTGGCTCCACTCGCACAAAGCCAACTATCCAATCAG GTATGAAAATGGGCGGGGCAGCTCCCACCAGCAGCAGGTGACCTGCTACGCCTTCAAGGACGTCAACAACTGGTGGATCATCAAGGACCCGGCCAG ACAGGAGCTGGTGGTGGACTCTCCGCCCCGACCCGTGCAACACGGTGACATCATCCAGCTGGTTCATGGGATGACATCACGCCTCCTCAACAG CCACGATGTGGCCGCGCCCATGAGTCCGCACGCGCAGGAGGTTTCCGGATACATAGACTTCAACGTTTCCATGGCAACCCAGAACCTGTGGAGGCTG GAGATCTACAACAGGGAGGCGGAGTCAGAGGAGTGGAAGACGATCGTCTCTGAGGTCCGATTGGTCCACCTCAACACTTCAGCTGTCCTCAAG ctgAGCGGCCTGCCTCTCCCAGACTGGGGTTTCCGTCAGATGGAGGTTGTGGCGGAGAAGCTGCTGAAGGCTCACAGCGGCAGCCTGGGCTGGACGGTGGAGGAGCACCGATACGGAACCA GTCAGGAGCAGAAGGAGCGGGAGGCGGAGCTTCACTCTCCGACACACATCGACGTCGACAGAAAAATCTCCTTCTGGTCCAAATTCACGGAGCTCCAG TGGAAGATGCTGACCGTGAAACAGGAAGAGTCTGAACACAAGTACAGCTCCGCCCCTTTAGAGTGgatcaccatggaaaccaacATTGCCTACTGGCTGCACCCCTCGTCcaat GCTCAGATCCATCTGATTGGTAACCCAGTGTCATGGGGCGTGGCCAACCTCAGCCTGCTGGCCTATCAGCTGCTGGCGGTGCTGTACCTGCTGAGGAGGAGGCGGGGCTTCAAAGACCTACCTGATG ATGCGTGGCAGCGGTTTGCGTCTGTGGGCCTGCTCTGCGGCGGCGGCTGGGCGGTGAACTTCCTGCCCTTCCTGCTGATGGAGCGGACTCTCTTCCTGTACCACTACCTGCCTGCCCTCTGCTACCTCTACCTGCTGAGCCCCGCCCTGCTGGAGCACATACACACTCAACTGCTCAG CAGTGGGACGTCCCGCCACGTGCTGAGCGTCTGCACGGCGGCTGTCCTGATGTCCATCTTCCTGTCCTACTGGACCTTCTGTCCTCTGACCTACGGGAACCCCGAGctgacagccaatcagcttcAGGCGCTGAAGTGGAAAGACAGCTGGGATATCCTGTACCGCCGCCGCTGA